One segment of Candidatus Arsenophonus lipoptenae DNA contains the following:
- a CDS encoding glycosyltransferase family 4 protein, producing the protein MKIAFCLYKYFPFGGIQKDLIQIISECQKRGHQTCVYTMVWDGIIPNNINVIIIPVTSYTNHGRNKSFYHKLKKYLTKYPVDLIVGFNKMPGLDIYYAADTCYAEKVKKEKGFFYKLTKRYKHYITYEKTVFDINSNTKLLMLTQHQINNFKKHYQTPDTRFYLLPPGININKKYDRQIANAKQIYRKKNFISYDQNFLLQVGSDFKRKGVDRTLKSIATLPSFIKNKTILIVTGQDNPIRYQKLAKKLGIYKNILFFYGRDDITELMSAADILIHPAYQEAAGIVLIEAIAAGLPVITTEICGYSSYIKHANCGIVINEPYIQENLNNALITSLTNKSILSQWTNSARYFADTQDLYSLHKKATDIILGS; encoded by the coding sequence ATGAAAATCGCATTTTGTTTATATAAATATTTTCCATTTGGTGGAATACAAAAAGATTTAATACAAATTATTTCTGAATGCCAAAAAAGAGGGCATCAAACATGTGTTTATACAATGGTATGGGATGGTATAATTCCTAATAATATTAACGTAATTATAATACCAGTTACATCATATACAAATCATGGACGTAATAAATCTTTTTATCATAAGTTAAAAAAATATTTAACTAAATATCCAGTCGATTTAATAGTTGGTTTTAACAAAATGCCAGGATTAGATATCTATTATGCAGCAGATACATGCTATGCAGAAAAAGTTAAAAAAGAAAAAGGATTTTTTTATAAATTAACAAAACGTTATAAACATTATATAACTTATGAAAAAACTGTATTTGATATAAATAGTAATACTAAATTATTAATGCTAACACAACATCAAATCAATAATTTCAAAAAACATTATCAAACACCTGATACACGTTTTTATTTATTACCGCCTGGAATTAATATTAATAAAAAATATGATAGACAAATAGCAAATGCAAAACAAATTTATAGAAAAAAAAATTTTATTTCTTATGATCAAAATTTTTTATTACAAGTGGGATCAGATTTTAAACGTAAAGGTGTGGATAGAACACTTAAATCAATAGCAACATTACCTTCGTTTATAAAAAATAAAACTATATTAATAGTAACAGGTCAGGATAATCCTATACGGTATCAAAAATTAGCAAAAAAATTAGGAATATACAAAAATATTTTATTTTTTTATGGACGTGATGACATTACTGAATTGATGTCTGCTGCTGATATATTAATTCATCCTGCTTATCAAGAAGCAGCAGGTATAGTATTAATAGAAGCTATCGCAGCTGGGCTGCCTGTTATTACAACAGAAATTTGCGGTTATTCATCATACATTAAACATGCAAATTGTGGTATAGTAATAAATGAACCTTATATTCAGGAAAATCTTAATAATGCTTTGATAACAAGCTTAACAAATAAATCTATATTAAGTCAATGGACTAATTCTGCTCGCTATTTTGCTGATACACAAGACTTATATAGCTTACATAAAAAAGCTACAGATATT
- the rpmG gene encoding 50S ribosomal protein L33: MAKNMREKIKLVSSKGTGHFYTTTKNKRSIPEKLEIKKFDPIIRKHVIYKEIKIK, from the coding sequence ATGGCAAAAAACATGCGAGAAAAAATTAAACTAGTTTCTTCTAAAGGCACAGGACACTTTTATACAACAACAAAAAACAAACGCTCTATACCTGAAAAACTGGAAATAAAGAAATTTGATCCAATTATCCGTAAACATGTTATATATAAAGAAATTAAAATTAAATAA
- the hisS gene encoding histidine--tRNA ligase, with translation MNDCFTPDIKFWQKIENKCKQILTNYGFSEIRTPIIEQTSLFSRAIGKVTDVVKKEMYTFNDRSGNSLTLRPENTTGCVRSGIEHGFLYKKRQQRLWYLGPMFRYDRPQKGRYRQFYQLGAEVFGFIGPDIDAELINITARLFRELGIIKYISLEINSIGSLSSREKYCRVLMDFLHQYENELDQDSLHQLLANPLRILDTKNPKIQEILIDAPLLADYIDSESKYHFINLCKLLDATNIKYRINHRLVRGLDYYNRTVFEWITDILGAQNTVCAGGRYDNLVEQLGGKATPAIGFAIGIDRMVLLIKQINPYFIDEYNIVDVYLITSGKVSRQSMLVLAEIIRDHLPYFTIITHYGGGNLKKQLSHADKYQAKIVLILGENEYKSGEITIKDLRTGKQEKITQQNIIVRLNELLC, from the coding sequence ATGAATGATTGTTTCACACCTGATATCAAATTCTGGCAAAAAATTGAAAATAAATGTAAACAGATTCTTACTAATTATGGATTTAGTGAGATAAGGACCCCAATAATAGAACAAACATCATTGTTTTCTCGTGCTATAGGTAAAGTTACTGATGTAGTGAAAAAAGAGATGTATACTTTTAATGATCGAAGTGGTAATAGTTTAACTTTACGTCCAGAAAATACAACTGGTTGTGTGCGTTCAGGAATTGAGCATGGGTTTTTGTATAAAAAACGGCAACAACGACTGTGGTATTTAGGGCCAATGTTCCGTTATGATCGCCCACAAAAAGGACGGTATAGACAATTTTATCAATTAGGTGCAGAAGTTTTTGGTTTTATTGGTCCAGATATTGATGCAGAACTTATTAATATTACAGCACGGTTATTTCGTGAATTAGGAATAATTAAATATATTTCATTAGAAATAAATTCAATTGGTTCATTATCATCAAGAGAGAAATATTGTCGTGTATTAATGGATTTTTTGCATCAATATGAAAATGAATTAGATCAAGATAGTTTACATCAGTTATTAGCTAATCCATTACGTATCCTTGATACAAAAAATCCTAAAATACAAGAAATACTCATTGATGCCCCATTACTTGCTGATTATATTGATAGTGAATCTAAATACCATTTTATTAACCTATGTAAACTACTTGATGCAACAAATATTAAATATAGAATTAATCATCGTTTGGTGCGTGGCTTAGATTATTATAATCGTACTGTATTTGAATGGATCACGGATATATTAGGTGCTCAAAATACTGTATGTGCTGGGGGACGTTATGATAATTTAGTAGAACAATTGGGAGGTAAAGCTACTCCAGCTATAGGTTTTGCTATTGGAATAGATCGTATGGTTTTATTGATTAAACAGATAAATCCATATTTTATTGACGAGTATAATATAGTTGATGTTTATCTGATTACTTCTGGAAAAGTAAGTAGACAGTCTATGTTAGTTTTAGCTGAAATAATTCGTGATCATTTACCATATTTTACAATAATAACTCACTATGGTGGTGGTAATTTAAAAAAACAATTATCACATGCAGATAAATATCAAGCTAAAATTGTTTTAATTCTAGGTGAAAATGAATATAAATCTGGTGAAATTACAATAAAAGATTTACGTACAGGTAAACAAGAAAAAATTACTCAACAGAATATCATTGTTCGTTTAAATGAACTTTTATGTTAG
- the rodZ gene encoding cytoskeleton protein RodZ, with protein sequence MNSNHKSEKIEITVGQRLLQAREILGLSREIVAERLCLKVYTVRQIEEDSNSHNVDPTFFRGYIRSYAKLVKIPENEIIELLNKCTPVKTSVVSQMHSYYLGKIYKRREGWLMKFTWLIIIIFITMIGIWWWQGYKIQKQEITTMAKQGSSDIAKVLDNSVLSFIERLYIF encoded by the coding sequence ATGAACAGTAACCATAAATCAGAAAAAATAGAAATAACTGTTGGTCAACGATTATTACAAGCACGAGAAATACTTGGTTTGTCTCGTGAAATCGTTGCTGAACGACTTTGTTTAAAAGTATACACTGTCCGCCAGATAGAAGAAGATAGCAATTCACATAATGTTGATCCAACTTTTTTTCGCGGTTATATACGTTCTTATGCAAAATTAGTTAAAATTCCAGAAAATGAGATTATTGAATTATTAAATAAGTGTACGCCAGTAAAAACATCCGTGGTTTCTCAGATGCATAGTTATTATTTAGGTAAAATATATAAAAGAAGAGAAGGTTGGTTAATGAAATTTACTTGGTTAATTATTATTATTTTTATTACAATGATCGGAATATGGTGGTGGCAGGGTTATAAAATACAAAAACAAGAGATTACTACTATGGCTAAACAAGGTTCATCTGATATTGCTAAAGTTTTAGATAACTCGGTTCTATCTTTTATAGAAAGATTGTATATATTTTAA
- a CDS encoding IscS subfamily cysteine desulfurase, translated as MRLPIYLDYSATTPVDFRVAKKMMQYMTIDGNFGNPSSLSHYFGWQAEEAVDIARNHIADLINANPSEIIFTSGATESDNLAIKGVVNFYKKKGNHIITSKTEHKAVLATCQQLENEGFEVTYISPKSNGIIDLHDIKSAIRINTILISIMHVNNEIGIIQNISSIGEICRNNDIIFHVDATQSVGKLPIDLEKLKVDLMSFSAHKLYGPMGIGALYVRNSPRVQLIAQQHGGGHERGMRSGTLPVHQIVGMGEAYKIAKLEMEVESKKLSNLRERLWNGIQNIEEVYLNGDLVNSAPHLLNVSFNYVNGESLIMALKDLAVSSGSACTASYLEPSYVLKAIGVNDDLAYSSIRFSIGRYTTEEEIDYTIQLINNKIAHLR; from the coding sequence ATGAGATTACCAATTTATTTAGATTATTCAGCTACTACTCCAGTTGATTTTCGTGTTGCTAAAAAAATGATGCAGTATATGACTATAGATGGTAATTTTGGTAATCCTTCATCCTTATCTCATTATTTTGGTTGGCAGGCTGAAGAAGCTGTTGATATTGCTCGTAATCATATTGCTGATTTGATTAATGCAAATCCAAGTGAAATTATTTTTACTTCAGGAGCTACTGAATCAGATAATTTAGCTATTAAAGGTGTTGTTAATTTTTATAAAAAAAAAGGTAATCATATCATTACTAGTAAAACAGAACATAAAGCAGTTTTAGCTACTTGCCAGCAACTTGAAAATGAAGGATTTGAAGTTACTTATATTTCTCCTAAAAGTAATGGTATTATTGATTTGCATGATATTAAATCGGCTATACGTATTAATACAATTTTAATTTCTATAATGCATGTTAATAATGAAATTGGAATTATTCAAAATATTTCGTCTATAGGTGAAATATGTCGTAATAATGACATTATATTTCATGTTGATGCAACACAATCAGTCGGTAAATTACCGATTGATTTAGAAAAATTAAAAGTTGATTTAATGTCTTTTTCAGCACATAAATTATACGGACCAATGGGTATTGGAGCACTCTATGTGCGTAATAGTCCTCGTGTTCAATTGATAGCTCAACAACACGGAGGTGGTCACGAAAGAGGTATGCGTTCAGGAACATTGCCCGTACATCAAATTGTAGGAATGGGAGAAGCCTATAAAATTGCTAAATTAGAAATGGAAGTAGAATCTAAAAAACTAAGTAATTTACGTGAACGTTTATGGAATGGTATTCAAAATATTGAAGAAGTTTATCTTAATGGTGATTTAGTAAATAGCGCCCCTCATCTTCTAAATGTCAGTTTTAATTACGTAAACGGTGAATCATTAATTATGGCTCTAAAAGATTTAGCTGTTTCATCAGGTTCGGCATGTACTGCATCATATCTTGAGCCATCTTATGTGTTAAAAGCTATAGGAGTCAATGATGATCTAGCATATAGTTCAATTAGATTTTCTATTGGCAGGTATACTACAGAAGAAGAAATTGATTATACTATTCAATTGATTAATAATAAAATAGCTCATTTGAGATAA
- the coaBC gene encoding bifunctional phosphopantothenoylcysteine decarboxylase/phosphopantothenate--cysteine ligase CoaBC: MVKLIGKHILLGVSGGIAAYKIPELIRGLRERGATVQVVMTDAAKYFITPLTLEIVSGSPVFNALLNYTSESEMPHIKLAKWADLIILAPATADLLARLSIGMANDLLTTICLAADAKIAVVPSMNQQMYRANITQKNIKILKEHNILVWGPDEGKQACGDFGPGRMLEPLSIIELAENSLSYKKDMLKLHLAITAGPTQEDIDPIRFITNHSSGKMGYSIAQAAAERGAEVTLISGPVNLSTPKGVKRINIISALDMYKQVHDIIHHQEIFIGCAAVADYRPKEVIKEKIKKHKDEINITFIKNIDIIASVAKLIKNRPYVVGFAAETQNIKINAQNKRIKKNLDLICANDISLINHGFNTENNALNLFWKDKEVYLSYSHKLVLSHRLLDEILKSYEKKNKY, translated from the coding sequence ATGGTAAAACTTATAGGGAAACATATCTTACTTGGTGTTAGTGGAGGTATTGCAGCTTATAAAATACCAGAACTAATTCGTGGTTTGCGGGAGCGAGGTGCAACTGTACAGGTAGTTATGACAGATGCAGCCAAATATTTCATTACACCGTTAACATTAGAGATTGTTTCTGGTTCTCCAGTGTTTAATGCTTTATTAAATTATACTTCAGAATCAGAAATGCCTCATATTAAATTAGCTAAATGGGCAGATTTAATTATTTTAGCTCCTGCTACTGCAGATTTATTGGCTCGTCTATCTATTGGTATGGCTAATGATCTATTAACAACAATATGTTTAGCTGCAGATGCAAAAATAGCTGTTGTTCCATCTATGAATCAGCAAATGTATCGAGCTAATATTACTCAAAAAAATATTAAAATTCTTAAAGAACATAATATTTTAGTCTGGGGGCCAGATGAAGGAAAGCAAGCTTGTGGTGATTTTGGTCCAGGTAGAATGTTGGAACCATTATCCATAATTGAATTAGCTGAAAATAGCTTATCTTATAAAAAAGATATGCTAAAGCTACATTTAGCTATTACTGCTGGGCCTACACAAGAAGATATAGATCCTATTCGGTTTATTACTAATCATAGTTCTGGTAAAATGGGTTATTCTATCGCCCAAGCAGCAGCGGAACGTGGTGCTGAAGTAACTCTTATTAGTGGCCCAGTAAATTTATCAACACCAAAAGGTGTTAAACGTATAAATATTATAAGTGCATTAGATATGTATAAACAAGTACATGATATCATTCATCATCAAGAGATTTTTATTGGATGTGCAGCAGTAGCTGATTATCGCCCTAAAGAAGTTATAAAAGAAAAAATAAAAAAACATAAAGATGAAATAAATATTACATTTATAAAAAACATTGACATTATAGCAAGTGTAGCTAAATTAATTAAAAATCGCCCTTATGTTGTTGGATTTGCAGCAGAAACACAAAATATTAAAATAAATGCTCAAAATAAGCGCATTAAAAAGAATTTAGATCTTATTTGTGCAAATGATATTTCATTAATTAATCATGGATTTAATACAGAAAATAATGCTTTAAATTTATTCTGGAAGGATAAGGAAGTGTATTTATCTTATAGTCATAAGTTAGTTCTTAGTCACCGCCTATTAGATGAAATACTTAAAAGTTATGAAAAAAAAAATAAATATTAA
- the suhB gene encoding inositol-1-monophosphatase, producing the protein MHPMLTIAIRAVRQAGDFINKNYENYNVLKKQNNFLTNIDKKVKQIIITTIKKSYPTHTIITKERYQIIDKKNSIQWIINPLDGIINFIKLLPNFSVSIAVRINCRTEIAAIYNPILNELFTAVRGQGAQLNNYRLRIKNNNELKVIIIATGFPFKKQQNTSMYIDVIIELIKKYTNLYSTGVISLDLAYVAAGRIDAVFKVGLKPYDFMAGELLIRESGGIVTDFLGGYNYLSSGNFLAGNLSIVKKIITEIKQYLKY; encoded by the coding sequence ATGCATCCAATGCTAACTATTGCTATACGTGCAGTCCGCCAAGCTGGTGACTTTATTAATAAAAATTATGAAAACTATAATGTTTTAAAAAAACAAAACAATTTTTTAACTAATATTGATAAAAAAGTAAAACAGATTATTATTACAACCATAAAAAAATCTTATCCTACTCATACAATTATCACTAAAGAAAGATACCAGATAATTGATAAAAAAAATAGTATTCAATGGATAATAAATCCATTAGATGGTATAATAAATTTTATAAAATTATTGCCTAATTTCTCTGTATCTATAGCAGTACGTATTAATTGTCGTACAGAAATAGCTGCTATTTATAATCCTATTCTTAATGAATTATTTACTGCAGTACGGGGTCAAGGAGCACAATTAAATAATTATAGACTTCGTATTAAAAATAATAATGAATTAAAAGTGATAATTATAGCTACTGGGTTTCCTTTTAAAAAACAACAAAATACATCAATGTATATTGATGTTATTATTGAATTAATAAAGAAATATACTAATTTGTATAGTACTGGTGTAATATCTTTAGACTTAGCATATGTTGCTGCCGGGCGAATTGATGCTGTTTTTAAAGTTGGATTAAAACCTTATGATTTTATGGCTGGTGAATTATTAATACGTGAATCTGGCGGTATTGTAACCGATTTTTTAGGTGGTTATAATTATCTTTCATCAGGCAATTTTCTCGCAGGTAATTTAAGCATAGTAAAAAAAATCATAACAGAAATAAAACAATATTTAAAATATTAA
- a CDS encoding YicC/YloC family endoribonuclease, with the protein MVHSMTAFARRDLKTKWGNLCWELRSLNQRYLETYIRLPEQFRNLEPIIREQLRGRLTRGKIECILYFTFNTDQYELSEFVLNKNLVNELIKNANWIKKISGEGEINPLELLKWPGVISYQEKNFDFINMYLLKELEFVLDDFILNRESEGIILMNMIKQRLNTIFDLIQSIRYQMPDILKWQKDRLQKKLEEAKIQIDSNRLEQEFVILTQRIDVSEELDRLDAHVKETYNIFKKKEAVGRRLDFMMQEFNREANTLASKSINSQITNAAIELKVLIEQMREQIQNIE; encoded by the coding sequence ATGGTGCATAGTATGACAGCTTTTGCAAGAAGAGATTTGAAAACTAAATGGGGAAATTTATGTTGGGAATTACGTTCTTTAAATCAAAGATATCTTGAAACTTATATTCGTTTGCCTGAACAATTTAGAAATTTGGAACCTATTATTCGTGAACAATTACGTGGAAGATTAACAAGAGGTAAAATAGAATGTATTCTATATTTTACATTTAACACAGATCAATATGAACTAAGTGAATTTGTTTTAAATAAAAATTTAGTTAATGAATTAATCAAAAATGCTAATTGGATTAAAAAAATTAGTGGTGAAGGGGAAATTAATCCATTAGAGCTTCTAAAATGGCCTGGTGTTATCTCGTATCAGGAGAAAAATTTTGATTTTATTAACATGTATCTTCTTAAAGAATTAGAATTTGTTTTAGATGATTTTATTCTTAATAGAGAGAGTGAAGGAATTATATTAATGAATATGATTAAGCAAAGATTAAATACTATTTTTGATTTAATTCAATCTATTCGTTATCAAATGCCAGATATTTTAAAATGGCAAAAGGATAGATTACAAAAAAAATTAGAAGAAGCAAAAATTCAGATAGATAGTAATCGTTTAGAACAAGAGTTTGTTATATTGACTCAACGTATTGATGTTTCAGAAGAACTTGATAGATTAGATGCTCATGTGAAAGAAACATATAATATTTTCAAAAAAAAAGAAGCGGTAGGTCGTAGATTAGATTTTATGATGCAGGAGTTTAATCGTGAAGCTAATACGTTAGCTTCTAAATCTATTAACAGTCAAATAACTAATGCTGCTATTGAATTAAAGGTGTTAATAGAACAAATGCGTGAGCAAATTCAAAATATTGAATAA
- the rlmN gene encoding 23S rRNA (adenine(2503)-C(2))-methyltransferase RlmN, with protein sequence MKINLMDIDRNQMRNFLYDIGERSFVADQIMKWIYHYFCDNFDLMTNINKVVRNKLKLVAEILAPKIAQEQHSLDGTIKWSIIVGSQQVETVYIPENNRGTLCISSQVGCSLRCNFCLTGKQGFNRNLRVSEIIGQVWLAAKILRSCDLNYKNRRPITNIVMMGMGEPLLNLRNVIPAIKIIMDDFGFGLSKRRVTLSTSGIVPALDKLGDMLDVSLAISLHAPTDRIRNKIIPINKKYNIEAILASARRYLIKSKANHGRVTIEYVMLHGINDNIHHAHQLAQCLSDTPSKINLIPWNSFPGSLYKCSSNECIYNFAKILMKYGFTTIIRKTRGDDINAACGQLSGYVVNKTRMVLKKSIPNSIIVKEL encoded by the coding sequence ATGAAAATTAATTTAATGGATATAGATCGTAATCAAATGCGTAATTTTTTATATGACATAGGAGAAAGATCATTTGTAGCCGATCAAATAATGAAATGGATTTATCATTATTTTTGTGATAATTTTGATTTAATGACTAATATAAATAAAGTTGTTAGGAATAAATTAAAACTAGTTGCTGAAATTTTAGCACCTAAAATTGCACAAGAACAACATTCTCTTGATGGTACCATAAAATGGTCAATCATAGTAGGTAGCCAACAAGTAGAAACAGTTTATATTCCTGAAAATAATAGAGGGACTCTTTGTATTTCATCTCAAGTAGGTTGTTCTTTGAGATGCAATTTTTGTTTAACTGGAAAACAAGGATTTAATCGTAATTTACGAGTTTCAGAAATTATAGGTCAAGTATGGTTAGCTGCTAAAATTCTTAGATCTTGTGATTTGAATTATAAAAATAGGCGCCCAATTACTAATATTGTTATGATGGGTATGGGAGAACCATTATTAAATTTAAGGAATGTCATTCCAGCTATTAAAATTATTATGGATGATTTTGGATTTGGTTTATCGAAACGAAGAGTTACTTTATCTACTTCAGGTATTGTACCTGCACTTGATAAATTAGGAGATATGCTTGATGTATCCTTAGCTATTTCTTTACATGCTCCAACTGATAGAATACGTAATAAAATTATACCAATAAATAAAAAATACAATATTGAAGCTATACTAGCTAGTGCTCGTCGTTATTTGATAAAATCTAAAGCTAATCATGGACGTGTTACTATTGAATATGTTATGTTACATGGTATAAATGATAATATTCATCATGCACATCAATTAGCTCAATGTCTCAGTGATACACCTAGTAAAATTAATTTAATTCCATGGAATTCATTTCCAGGGTCTTTGTATAAATGTAGTTCTAATGAGTGTATTTATAATTTTGCAAAGATACTAATGAAATATGGTTTTACAACTATTATACGTAAAACTAGAGGTGATGATATTAATGCTGCTTGTGGTCAATTATCTGGTTATGTTGTTAATAAAACAAGGATGGTTTTAAAAAAATCAATACCTAATTCAATAATAGTTAAAGAACTTTAA
- the dut gene encoding dUTP diphosphatase, producing the protein MKKKINIKILDKRIGNTFPFPTYATAGSAGLDLIACLYHSLKLDPGQTKLLSTGLAVHIADKQLAAVIIPRSGLGHNHGIVLGNLVGLIDSDYQGELKISIWNRSNIGFIINPGDRIAQIVFVPVVQVECEFVQNFEITKRGCNGFGHSGY; encoded by the coding sequence ATGAAAAAAAAAATAAATATTAAAATTCTTGATAAACGTATAGGGAATACATTCCCATTCCCTACTTATGCTACAGCAGGATCAGCTGGATTAGATTTAATAGCTTGTTTATATCACTCTTTAAAACTAGATCCTGGTCAAACTAAATTATTATCCACTGGATTAGCAGTACACATTGCTGATAAACAATTAGCTGCTGTTATTATTCCACGTTCAGGTTTAGGACATAATCATGGTATTGTATTAGGTAATTTAGTAGGCTTAATAGATTCTGATTATCAAGGTGAATTGAAAATCTCAATTTGGAATCGTAGTAATATAGGATTTATTATTAATCCTGGTGATCGAATAGCACAAATAGTTTTTGTACCAGTTGTTCAAGTTGAATGTGAATTTGTACAAAATTTTGAAATAACAAAAAGAGGTTGTAATGGATTTGGTCATTCAGGTTATTAA
- the ispG gene encoding flavodoxin-dependent (E)-4-hydroxy-3-methylbut-2-enyl-diphosphate synthase gives MHHKFFIKRRKSIRIYVGHVPIGDGAPITIQSMTNTCTTDIQSTVKQIKLLEQVGVDIVRVAVPTMDAAEAFKLIKKQVNVPIIADIHFDYRIALKVAEYGADCLRINPGNIGNKNRIRQVVACARDKNIPIRIGVNAGSLEKNIQEKYGEVTPEALVESAMRHVDILDRLNFYQFKISVKSSDVLFTVCAYRLLSKKIDQPLHLGITEAGGARLGAVKSAIGIGILLSEGIGDTLRISLAADPIEEVKVGFDILKSLRIRSRGINFIACPTCSRQEFDVINTINVLEERLKDITTPMDVSIIGCVVNGPGEAKYSALGITGIRTRSVFYEDGIRQKEHLNNANIIDEIEAKIRAKAIMLDKNNLIYIKTKNK, from the coding sequence ATGCATCATAAATTTTTTATAAAAAGACGTAAATCAATAAGAATTTATGTAGGTCATGTTCCTATTGGTGATGGAGCCCCAATAACAATACAGTCAATGACAAATACATGTACTACAGATATACAATCTACAGTAAAGCAGATTAAATTATTAGAACAAGTAGGAGTTGATATTGTACGAGTTGCCGTGCCTACGATGGATGCAGCTGAAGCATTTAAACTTATCAAAAAGCAAGTTAATGTACCTATTATTGCTGATATACATTTTGATTATCGTATAGCACTAAAAGTTGCTGAATATGGTGCTGATTGTTTACGAATTAATCCAGGTAATATTGGTAACAAAAATCGTATTCGTCAAGTTGTTGCTTGTGCTCGTGATAAAAATATTCCTATCAGAATAGGTGTTAATGCTGGTTCACTAGAAAAAAATATTCAAGAAAAATATGGTGAGGTGACACCAGAAGCTTTAGTTGAATCAGCTATGCGTCACGTTGATATATTAGATAGATTAAATTTTTATCAATTTAAAATTAGTGTTAAGTCATCAGATGTTCTTTTTACTGTATGTGCTTATCGTTTACTTTCTAAAAAAATTGATCAACCTTTACATTTAGGAATTACCGAAGCAGGTGGAGCACGTTTAGGTGCAGTAAAATCTGCTATTGGAATAGGAATATTATTATCTGAAGGGATTGGTGATACATTACGCATTTCACTAGCTGCTGATCCTATTGAAGAAGTAAAAGTTGGTTTTGATATTTTAAAATCACTGCGTATTCGTTCTAGAGGTATTAATTTTATTGCTTGTCCAACATGTTCACGTCAAGAATTTGATGTTATTAATACAATTAATGTATTAGAAGAAAGATTAAAAGATATTACTACTCCAATGGATGTTTCAATTATTGGTTGTGTAGTTAATGGTCCTGGTGAAGCTAAGTATTCTGCATTAGGTATAACTGGTATAAGAACTAGAAGTGTATTTTATGAAGATGGTATACGTCAAAAAGAGCACTTAAATAATGCTAATATAATTGATGAAATAGAAGCTAAAATTCGAGCAAAAGCTATAATGTTAGATAAAAACAATCTAATTTATATTAAAACTAAAAATAAATAA
- the rph gene encoding ribonuclease PH, whose product MRPKNRKADQIRPIKITRKYTKYAEGSVLIELGNTKVLCNATIEERVPKFLKGQSQGWITAEYGMLPRATNLRNIREAIKGGQTGRSIEIQRLIARSLRATVDLKQLGEYTIILDCDVIQADGGTRTAAISGAHVALTDALNMISVKEKFKKNPIKSMVAAISVGIVNGNTICDLEYSEDSIAETDMNIVMMDNGKIIEIQGTAESKPFSHEELISLLYLAKNGLQIIFSAQKQSLKT is encoded by the coding sequence ATGCGACCAAAAAATAGAAAAGCTGATCAAATCAGACCTATAAAAATTACTAGAAAATACACTAAGTATGCAGAAGGTTCTGTTCTAATTGAGTTGGGTAATACAAAAGTATTATGTAACGCCACAATTGAAGAGAGAGTCCCAAAATTTTTAAAAGGACAATCACAGGGTTGGATAACAGCTGAATATGGTATGTTACCTCGTGCGACAAATTTACGTAATATACGAGAAGCTATAAAAGGCGGCCAAACAGGACGTAGTATAGAAATACAACGACTTATTGCACGATCTTTACGAGCTACTGTTGATTTAAAGCAATTAGGTGAATACACCATAATATTAGACTGCGATGTCATTCAAGCTGACGGAGGAACTCGTACTGCTGCAATTTCTGGTGCTCATGTTGCTTTAACTGATGCATTAAATATGATATCTGTAAAAGAAAAATTCAAAAAAAATCCTATTAAATCAATGGTTGCTGCTATTTCTGTTGGTATAGTTAATGGAAACACTATTTGTGATCTAGAATATAGTGAAGATTCTATTGCAGAAACAGATATGAATATCGTTATGATGGATAATGGTAAAATAATTGAAATTCAAGGTACAGCTGAAAGCAAACCATTTAGTCATGAAGAATTAATATCATTACTATATTTAGCAAAAAATGGATTACAAATTATTTTTTCCGCACAAAAACAATCATTAAAAACATAG